One genomic segment of Pandoraea sputorum includes these proteins:
- the motB gene encoding flagellar motor protein MotB: MSEKDERPIIVKRRKAGGHGHHGGAWKIAYADFMTAMMAFFLLMWLLSSVSSKELTGIAEYFRTPLKVALTGGRNAADNSGVIPGGGTDTTRTDGQKSRGDQTRSRQATTAEMAERADAQRLRDLKARIEKAIESNPTLKQFRKQLLIDVTTEGLRIQIVDDQNRPMFANASAQVQPYMRDILREIGKSLNGVPNAISLSGHTDATAYAQGDKSYSNWELSADRANASRRELIAGGLDSEKVLRVVGLASTVPLDRDDAYNPINRRISIIVLNRRAEQSVKHEVDQPTIDAANARGAGSNAVSAAISGEMSGGPAMPGLPPLPAPPAAPTAPGASR, from the coding sequence ATGAGCGAGAAAGACGAGCGGCCCATCATCGTCAAGCGCCGCAAAGCCGGCGGGCACGGCCACCACGGCGGTGCCTGGAAGATTGCCTACGCCGACTTCATGACGGCCATGATGGCGTTCTTCCTGCTGATGTGGTTGCTGAGTTCGGTGAGCAGCAAGGAACTGACGGGGATTGCGGAATACTTCCGCACGCCGCTCAAGGTGGCGCTCACCGGTGGACGTAACGCCGCCGACAACAGCGGCGTGATTCCTGGCGGCGGCACCGACACCACACGTACCGACGGTCAGAAGTCGCGCGGCGACCAGACGCGCTCGCGTCAGGCGACCACCGCCGAGATGGCCGAGCGTGCAGATGCACAACGTTTGCGCGATCTCAAAGCGCGCATCGAGAAAGCGATCGAAAGTAACCCCACGCTCAAACAGTTCCGCAAGCAACTGCTGATCGACGTGACGACCGAGGGGCTGCGCATTCAGATCGTGGACGATCAGAACCGGCCGATGTTCGCCAATGCGAGCGCGCAGGTGCAGCCGTACATGCGCGACATCCTGCGTGAAATCGGCAAATCGCTCAACGGCGTACCGAACGCCATCAGCCTGTCTGGCCACACTGACGCCACAGCGTACGCGCAAGGTGACAAGAGCTACAGCAACTGGGAACTGTCGGCGGACCGCGCCAACGCATCGCGTCGCGAATTGATCGCGGGCGGTCTCGACAGTGAGAAGGTGCTACGCGTGGTCGGTCTGGCGTCGACGGTGCCGCTCGATCGAGACGACGCCTACAACCCGATCAACCGTCGCATCAGCATCATCGTGCTCAACCGCCGCGCAGAGCAGTCGGTCAAGCACGAGGTGGATCAGCCGACGATCGACGCCGCAAACGCGCGCGGTGCAGGCAGCAACGCGGTGAGTGCCGCCATCAGCGGAGAGATGTCTGGCGGGCCGGCCATGCCGGGATTGCCCCCGCTGCCAGCACCTCCGGCGGCCCCGACGGCGCCCGGCGCGTCGCGATAA
- the motA gene encoding flagellar motor stator protein MotA encodes MLVVIGYIIVLASVFGGFVIGGGHLGALFQPTELLIIGGAGVGSFVVGNNSKAIKATMKALPMLFKGSKYTKELYMELMALLYVLLAKARKDGMLAIEGDVEDPASSPVFSQYPRILGEPRIMEFLTDYLRLMVSGNMNAFEIENLMDHEIETYRHEGEVPAHCLQKTGDAMPAFGIVAAVMGVVHTMASADQPPAVLGALIAQALVGTFLGILLAYGFISPLAQLIEHRINESVKLYECIKVTLLASLNGYAPALSVEFGRKVLYSTVRPSFAELEEHVRQVKAR; translated from the coding sequence GTGCTTGTCGTCATTGGTTACATCATCGTTCTGGCATCGGTCTTTGGCGGCTTCGTCATTGGCGGGGGCCACTTGGGCGCGCTGTTTCAGCCGACCGAGCTGCTGATCATCGGTGGCGCGGGCGTCGGCTCGTTCGTGGTGGGCAACAACAGCAAGGCGATCAAGGCGACGATGAAAGCGCTGCCGATGCTGTTCAAGGGCTCGAAATACACCAAAGAGCTGTACATGGAGCTGATGGCGCTCCTGTACGTGCTGCTCGCCAAAGCGCGTAAGGACGGCATGCTTGCCATCGAGGGAGACGTCGAAGATCCGGCATCGAGCCCGGTGTTCTCGCAGTACCCGCGCATTCTCGGCGAGCCGCGCATCATGGAATTCCTGACCGACTATCTGCGACTGATGGTCAGCGGCAACATGAATGCGTTCGAGATCGAGAACCTGATGGATCACGAAATCGAAACGTACCGCCATGAGGGCGAAGTGCCCGCGCACTGTCTGCAAAAGACGGGTGACGCCATGCCGGCCTTCGGTATCGTGGCGGCCGTGATGGGCGTGGTGCACACGATGGCCTCGGCCGACCAGCCGCCGGCCGTGCTCGGCGCCCTCATTGCACAGGCTCTCGTGGGAACCTTCCTCGGTATTCTGCTCGCCTACGGCTTTATCTCGCCGCTGGCGCAGCTCATCGAACACCGCATCAACGAGTCGGTGAAGCTCTACGAGTGCATCAAGGTCACGCTGCTCGCCAGCCTGAACGGTTACGCGCCGGCCCTGTCGGTCGAGTTCGGCCGCAAGGTGCTTTATTCCACCGTACGTCCGTCGTTCGCCGAGCTCGAAGAGCACGTGCGACAGGTCAAGGCACGTTGA
- a CDS encoding response regulator yields the protein MQALRNTILAVDDSASMRQILAATLDEAGYAVTTARDGQEALTLATNAVFDLVLTDQHMPGMDGLSLIRALRELDAFAETPILVLTTEVDGAYKTAAREAGASGWLIKPVDPEALVDVVASLVGEGA from the coding sequence ATGCAGGCCCTTCGCAACACGATTCTCGCCGTCGACGATTCCGCGTCGATGCGTCAGATCCTGGCCGCTACGCTCGATGAAGCGGGCTACGCCGTGACGACCGCCCGAGACGGGCAGGAAGCGCTCACGCTGGCCACGAACGCTGTCTTCGATCTGGTGCTGACCGATCAGCACATGCCCGGCATGGACGGCCTGTCGCTCATTCGCGCGCTGCGCGAGCTCGACGCGTTTGCCGAGACCCCCATTCTGGTGCTGACGACCGAAGTCGACGGCGCATACAAGACGGCGGCCCGTGAAGCGGGCGCCAGCGGCTGGCTGATCAAGCCGGTCGACCCCGAAGCACTGGTCGACGTGGTCGCATCGCTCGTCGGCGAAGGCGCATGA